A region of Vigna radiata var. radiata cultivar VC1973A chromosome 6, Vradiata_ver6, whole genome shotgun sequence DNA encodes the following proteins:
- the LOC106765267 gene encoding phytochromobilin:ferredoxin oxidoreductase, chloroplastic isoform X3 codes for MEFRIGGSPSSTFCLQSSLLPPLKTVTTFTRDWGRRRSTCIQSFSVSYHKFVEFALDETRRHIHLNPSPLQEKFSSMNSKDGKGMLSMLSFEATKIRLLRSLIIETETMQLFPWGGKLTSESIKFFSPIVIWTKFTSNPQKYDILYAAFRDYYKVWLELICKSVKETDESQVVLNLEAQHRYLTWRVEKDPGQGVLKKLIGDTLAKDLLRNFLFNGVEELGSKTFYDYFPHYCTQEGMLNKKGNIVGKSFENRPWDARGEFIGE; via the exons ATGGAATTTAGGATTGGTGGTTCACCATCTTCAACCTTTTGCCTGCAAAGTTCGCTTCTTCCTCCATTAAAAACCGTAACCACTTTCACACGTGACTGGGGGAGAAGGAGAAGTACTTGCATACAAAGTTTTTCGGTATCTTATCACAAGTTTGTTGAGTTTGCTTTGGATGAAACCAGACGCCACATTCACTTGAACCCTTCACCTTtgcag GAAAAGTTCAGTTCCATGAATTCTAAGGATGGTAAAGGAATGCTTAGTATGCTATCATTTGAAGCTACCAAAATTAGGCTTTTACGAAGTTTGATCATTGAGACAGAAACAATGCAG CTTTTTCCATGGGGAGGGAAGCTCACAAGTGAGTCTATAAAATTTTTTTCACCAATTGTCATCTGGACAAAGTTTACCTCAAACCCGCAAAAATACGATATTCTGTATGCTGCATTTAGGGATTATTACAAG GTATGGTTGGAACTGATATGCAAATCAGTTAAAGAGACAGATGAATCTCAGGTTGTGCTCAATCTTGAAGCACAACATAGATATTTGACATGGAGAGTTGAAAAG GATCCCGGACAAGGTGTGTTGAAGAAGTTGATTGGGGATACACTTGCCAAG GATTTGTTGAGAAACTTTCTCTTTAATGGAGTTGAAGAACTAGGAAGCAAAACATTCTATGATTATTTTCCACACTATTGCACTCAAGAAggaatgttaaataaaaaaggcAATATTGTTGGGAAGTCCTTTGAAAATCGCCCATGGGATGCTAGAGGAGAATTTATTG GTGAATGA
- the LOC106765267 gene encoding phytochromobilin:ferredoxin oxidoreductase, chloroplastic isoform X1 has product MEFRIGGSPSSTFCLQSSLLPPLKTVTTFTRDWGRRRSTCIQSFSVSYHKFVEFALDETRRHIHLNPSPLQEKFSSMNSKDGKGMLSMLSFEATKIRLLRSLIIETETMQVFDFTVFPEAEYDVPIFCANFFTSAKTNIVVLDLNPLHDIINQHEYKDKYFKSLIPLGLKYTQLFPWGGKLTSESIKFFSPIVIWTKFTSNPQKYDILYAAFRDYYKVWLELICKSVKETDESQVVLNLEAQHRYLTWRVEKDPGQGVLKKLIGDTLAKDLLRNFLFNGVEELGSKTFYDYFPHYCTQEGMLNKKGNIVGKSFENRPWDARGEFIGE; this is encoded by the exons ATGGAATTTAGGATTGGTGGTTCACCATCTTCAACCTTTTGCCTGCAAAGTTCGCTTCTTCCTCCATTAAAAACCGTAACCACTTTCACACGTGACTGGGGGAGAAGGAGAAGTACTTGCATACAAAGTTTTTCGGTATCTTATCACAAGTTTGTTGAGTTTGCTTTGGATGAAACCAGACGCCACATTCACTTGAACCCTTCACCTTtgcag GAAAAGTTCAGTTCCATGAATTCTAAGGATGGTAAAGGAATGCTTAGTATGCTATCATTTGAAGCTACCAAAATTAGGCTTTTACGAAGTTTGATCATTGAGACAGAAACAATGCAG GTTTTTGATTTTACTGTCTTTCCTGAAGCAGAATATGATGTCCCCATATTTTGTGCCAACTTTTTCACCTCTGCTAAAACAAACATTGTCGTATT GGACCTTAACCCCTTGCATGATATCATCAATCAGCATGAGTACAAGGATAAGTACTTTAAAAGCTTAATTCCTCTTGGCCTTAAATATACACAG CTTTTTCCATGGGGAGGGAAGCTCACAAGTGAGTCTATAAAATTTTTTTCACCAATTGTCATCTGGACAAAGTTTACCTCAAACCCGCAAAAATACGATATTCTGTATGCTGCATTTAGGGATTATTACAAG GTATGGTTGGAACTGATATGCAAATCAGTTAAAGAGACAGATGAATCTCAGGTTGTGCTCAATCTTGAAGCACAACATAGATATTTGACATGGAGAGTTGAAAAG GATCCCGGACAAGGTGTGTTGAAGAAGTTGATTGGGGATACACTTGCCAAG GATTTGTTGAGAAACTTTCTCTTTAATGGAGTTGAAGAACTAGGAAGCAAAACATTCTATGATTATTTTCCACACTATTGCACTCAAGAAggaatgttaaataaaaaaggcAATATTGTTGGGAAGTCCTTTGAAAATCGCCCATGGGATGCTAGAGGAGAATTTATTG GTGAATGA
- the LOC106765267 gene encoding phytochromobilin:ferredoxin oxidoreductase, chloroplastic isoform X4, whose protein sequence is MNSKDGKGMLSMLSFEATKIRLLRSLIIETETMQVFDFTVFPEAEYDVPIFCANFFTSAKTNIVVLDLNPLHDIINQHEYKDKYFKSLIPLGLKYTQLFPWGGKLTSESIKFFSPIVIWTKFTSNPQKYDILYAAFRDYYKVWLELICKSVKETDESQVVLNLEAQHRYLTWRVEKDPGQGVLKKLIGDTLAKDLLRNFLFNGVEELGSKTFYDYFPHYCTQEGMLNKKGNIVGKSFENRPWDARGEFIGE, encoded by the exons ATGAATTCTAAGGATGGTAAAGGAATGCTTAGTATGCTATCATTTGAAGCTACCAAAATTAGGCTTTTACGAAGTTTGATCATTGAGACAGAAACAATGCAG GTTTTTGATTTTACTGTCTTTCCTGAAGCAGAATATGATGTCCCCATATTTTGTGCCAACTTTTTCACCTCTGCTAAAACAAACATTGTCGTATT GGACCTTAACCCCTTGCATGATATCATCAATCAGCATGAGTACAAGGATAAGTACTTTAAAAGCTTAATTCCTCTTGGCCTTAAATATACACAG CTTTTTCCATGGGGAGGGAAGCTCACAAGTGAGTCTATAAAATTTTTTTCACCAATTGTCATCTGGACAAAGTTTACCTCAAACCCGCAAAAATACGATATTCTGTATGCTGCATTTAGGGATTATTACAAG GTATGGTTGGAACTGATATGCAAATCAGTTAAAGAGACAGATGAATCTCAGGTTGTGCTCAATCTTGAAGCACAACATAGATATTTGACATGGAGAGTTGAAAAG GATCCCGGACAAGGTGTGTTGAAGAAGTTGATTGGGGATACACTTGCCAAG GATTTGTTGAGAAACTTTCTCTTTAATGGAGTTGAAGAACTAGGAAGCAAAACATTCTATGATTATTTTCCACACTATTGCACTCAAGAAggaatgttaaataaaaaaggcAATATTGTTGGGAAGTCCTTTGAAAATCGCCCATGGGATGCTAGAGGAGAATTTATTG GTGAATGA
- the LOC106765267 gene encoding phytochromobilin:ferredoxin oxidoreductase, chloroplastic isoform X2 gives MEFRIGGSPSSTFCLQSSLLPPLKTVTTFTRDWGRRRSTCIQSFSVSYHKFVEFALDETRRHIHLNPSPLQVFDFTVFPEAEYDVPIFCANFFTSAKTNIVVLDLNPLHDIINQHEYKDKYFKSLIPLGLKYTQLFPWGGKLTSESIKFFSPIVIWTKFTSNPQKYDILYAAFRDYYKVWLELICKSVKETDESQVVLNLEAQHRYLTWRVEKDPGQGVLKKLIGDTLAKDLLRNFLFNGVEELGSKTFYDYFPHYCTQEGMLNKKGNIVGKSFENRPWDARGEFIGE, from the exons ATGGAATTTAGGATTGGTGGTTCACCATCTTCAACCTTTTGCCTGCAAAGTTCGCTTCTTCCTCCATTAAAAACCGTAACCACTTTCACACGTGACTGGGGGAGAAGGAGAAGTACTTGCATACAAAGTTTTTCGGTATCTTATCACAAGTTTGTTGAGTTTGCTTTGGATGAAACCAGACGCCACATTCACTTGAACCCTTCACCTTtgcag GTTTTTGATTTTACTGTCTTTCCTGAAGCAGAATATGATGTCCCCATATTTTGTGCCAACTTTTTCACCTCTGCTAAAACAAACATTGTCGTATT GGACCTTAACCCCTTGCATGATATCATCAATCAGCATGAGTACAAGGATAAGTACTTTAAAAGCTTAATTCCTCTTGGCCTTAAATATACACAG CTTTTTCCATGGGGAGGGAAGCTCACAAGTGAGTCTATAAAATTTTTTTCACCAATTGTCATCTGGACAAAGTTTACCTCAAACCCGCAAAAATACGATATTCTGTATGCTGCATTTAGGGATTATTACAAG GTATGGTTGGAACTGATATGCAAATCAGTTAAAGAGACAGATGAATCTCAGGTTGTGCTCAATCTTGAAGCACAACATAGATATTTGACATGGAGAGTTGAAAAG GATCCCGGACAAGGTGTGTTGAAGAAGTTGATTGGGGATACACTTGCCAAG GATTTGTTGAGAAACTTTCTCTTTAATGGAGTTGAAGAACTAGGAAGCAAAACATTCTATGATTATTTTCCACACTATTGCACTCAAGAAggaatgttaaataaaaaaggcAATATTGTTGGGAAGTCCTTTGAAAATCGCCCATGGGATGCTAGAGGAGAATTTATTG GTGAATGA